In Plasmodium chabaudi chabaudi strain AS genome assembly, chromosome: 10, a single genomic region encodes these proteins:
- a CDS encoding cysteine protease ATG4, putative, translating into MENKTRRLQHKDGVKNAKDSQFPTNKNKQNNNDRLLHENGQANMPNMDGINDKNVFKKIQSKKYGNNLINTKNKISEDLYSHNNKSKYDFINYLNNIKSNFSIINYFKMLVNVSIYNYIPFNLRNISNDAYVCGNSFILKDPNSLKLFLILCKSKILFTYRSNFLIKISDRKTLTSSSSSSNDDNANICVSTSTRNSNNFREINKIVESIKSNTSFDDVPTIRDNNIIHSVSRNFDNEKIDILTSANNNDNHINMSTDNDIITRSDLSIPSINNTKEENEKEFKKYRGKKIKGKYYKNKVINFTDIPEHFINKIYYDKKKYLYINCESVSSFSSLYIFNKKKHVHMNKENYSYNKYDPHDSLIENKINTDMHLNNKNDSQETILYIKDSFESSSNSNFENENLKIYKDSSEEFINKVNNPINNANVMDSYNGSNSDEQKTDEELLKNELYTIKKKLSTNNTINSKIKNKYRHYFKLKKRRKNKKKTDDTISIYMSDKGWGCMIRVVQMVLVNIFVKYTISEDFMFFHNLNDYIFYKNFLDNLNKEKLLHEKNSKNGKSENKITKYHTEEIKLKKLEDKTHEIFSLKKVPKSNISHENDNSSILNKNDNHTLRDKSKHTLNRNIKTIHQQDQQKYKYTDISSLEVKNRTFSDSNNTTSSNNTNMSLSFKCYTTYKDFLMGSENNIQDMNKNNHLIFPILSKFRDTESAKYSIQNIIYEAMKYKTIHKESIENFVYGWFGPTNSAIIISNIINKKKVCFLRKKRKHTDKQNCVDKYRNNTKCVFVKKKYRNAFFSVAFETGVIYNNRVLKFFQMKQKIFVIIWVCLKLGIDSKSVLKYKQSLLSCFRLKQFQGISGGNTYTSAYYFYSANDNGLFYIDPHIKCQKAFTDLNTNISSEFFMHRVKLLPWEHLNSSMSLVFVVNSKDDYFDLIHNLKLIDPNIFEVYEEEPQYTFKGELNVDSDDSELILL; encoded by the exons atggaaaataaaacaaggCGCTTACAACATAAAGATGGCGTAAAGAATGCAAAAGATTCCCAATTTCCAACTAATAagaataaacaaaataacaATGATAGATTGCTACATGAAAATGGACAGGCAAATATGCCTAATATGGATggtataaatgataaaaatgtgtttaaaaaaatacaatccaaaaaatatggaaataatttaattaatacaaaaaataaaattagtgAAGATTTGTATAGCCATAacaataaatcaaaatatgactttataaattatttaaataatattaaaagtaATTTCTccattataaattattttaaaatgctAGTTAATGTatctatttataattatataccttttaatttacgaaatatatcaaatgaTGCTTATGTGTGTGGAAATTCTTTTATCCTTAAAGATCCAAattctttaaaattatttttaatccTGTGTAAgtcaaaaatattgtttacATATAGATCAAACTTCCTCATAAAAATTAGTGATAGGAAAACACTAACTAGTAGTAGTAGCAGTAgtaatgatgataatgcTAATATTTGTGTTAGTACCAGTACGAGgaatagtaataattttcgagaaataaataaaatagtagAAAGCATTAAGAGTAATACATCCTTTGATGATGTTCCTACTATTAgggataataatattattcattcTGTAAGTAgaaattttgataatgaaaaaattgatatCCTAACCTCCgccaataataatgataatcaTATTAACATGTCTACTGATAATGATATTATTACTAGAAGTGACTTAAGCATACCttctataaataataccAAAGAAGAGAATGAAAaggaatttaaaaaatacagaggaaaaaaaatcaaggGTAAATactacaaaaataaagttataaattttacagATATACCAgaacattttataaataaaatatattatgataaaaaaaaatatttgtatataaattgtgAAAGTGTATCAAGTTTTAGctctctatatatttttaataaaaaaaaacatgtacatatgaataaagaaaattattcatataacaAATATGATCCCCATGACAGTCTTatagaaaacaaaataaacacAGATATGCATCTTAACAATAAGAATGATAGCCAAGaaactattttatatataaaggatAGTTTTGAAAGCAGTTCTAATagtaattttgaaaatgaaaatttgaaaatttataaagatTCCTCAGAAGagtttataaataaagtaaaCAATCCAATCAATAATGCAAATGTAATGGATTCTTATAATGGTAGTAATAGTGATGAACAAAAGACAGACGAAGAATTGTTGAAAAATGAActatatacaataaaaaaaaaattgagtactaataatactataaatagtaaaattaaaaacaaatataggcactattttaaattaaagaaacgacgaaaaaacaaaaagaaaacagATGATACTATATCTATTTATATGAGCGATAAAGGGTGGGGGTGTATGATTAGAGTAGTTCAAATGGTGTtagttaatatatttgtcaaatatacaatatctgaagattttatgttttttcataatttaaatgattatatattttataaaaatttccTTGACAATTTAAACAAGGAAAAATTGttacatgaaaaaaattcaaaaaatggaaaaagtgaaaacaaaataacgAAGTATCATACTGAGGAAattaaattgaaaaaaCTTGAAGATAAAACACATGAAATTTTCAGTTTAAAAAAGGTGCCCAAATCAAATATATCGCATGAAAACGATAATAGCtcaatattaaataaaaatgataaccACACACTGCGAGATAAATCAAAACACACATtaaatagaaatataaaaaccaTACATCAGCAAGATCAACAgaagtataaatatactgATATATCTTCACTTGAAGTAAAAAATCGAACTTTCAGTGATAGTAACAATACCACAAGCAGTAATAATACAAACATGTCTCtttcttttaaatgttATACAACTTATAAAGATTTTTTAATGGGcagtgaaaataatattcagGATATGAATAAGAACAACCATTTGATATTTcctatattatcaaaatttcGAGATACTGAAAGTGCAAAATATTCAATACaaaacattatatatgaagctatgaaatataaaacaattcATAAAGAAAGTATAGAAAATTTTGTGTATGGATGGTTTGGGCCTACTAATAGTgcaattattatatctaatataattaataagaaaaaagtGTGCTTtcttagaaaaaaaagaaaacatacagataaacaaaattgtgTCGATAAATATAGGAATAACACTAAGTGTGtatttgtgaaaaaaaaatatcgaaatgcatttttttccGTAGCTTTTGAAACAGgagtaatatataataaccgtgttttaaaattttttcaaatgaagcaaaaaatatttgtaattaTATGGGTATGTTTAAAATTAGGAATTGATTCAAAAagtgttttaaaatataagcaaTCATTATTATCGTGCTTTCGTTTAAAACAATTTCAAGGAATAAGTGGGGGGAATACTTATACTAGtgcttattatttttattcagcAAATGACAATggtcttttttatatagacCCTCATATAAAATGTCAGAAAGCCTTTACCGATTTAAACACAAATATAAGTTcagaattttttatgcatcGAGTAAAGCTATTACCGTGGGAACATTTGAATTCATCAATGTCCTTAGTCTTTGTAGTTAAT TCTAAAGATGATTATTTCGATTTGATTcacaatttaaaattgaTTGACCCCAATATATTTGAAGTCTATGAAGAAGAACCACAATATACTTTTAAAGGAG AATTAAATGTTGATAGTGATGACTCAGAACTGATTTTGCTGTAA